From the Nocardiopsis changdeensis genome, one window contains:
- a CDS encoding Dyp-type peroxidase: MADGNRSQAVAVPPARAAVVLVLTVRPGPPDPVRELLSDAAGIVRAVGFRAPGEALSCVAGIGADLWDRLYALGRPPGLHRFRKVSGDRHTAVSTPGDLAFHVRAHRMDLCFEVARRLTERLSGLADVVDEVHGFRYFDERDLLGFVDGTESPTGAEAVDTVRVTGGDPVFDGGSYLVVQKYVHDLGAWEALPVEEQERVIGRRKLSDIEIPDSEKAPDSHVALNTITDDDGNELRIVRENMPFGSVGEGVFGTYFIGYASDPAVIERMLHNMFVGDPPGNHDRILDFSTAVTGSLFFVPPAGLLQDPPPAPGRGGEP, from the coding sequence ATGGCGGACGGGAACCGGTCCCAGGCGGTGGCGGTGCCGCCGGCCAGAGCCGCCGTGGTGCTCGTCCTGACCGTGCGGCCCGGGCCGCCGGACCCGGTGCGCGAGCTGCTGTCGGACGCGGCGGGGATCGTCCGGGCCGTGGGGTTCCGCGCCCCCGGCGAGGCGCTGAGCTGTGTGGCCGGGATCGGCGCGGACCTGTGGGACCGGCTCTACGCGCTCGGGCGCCCGCCCGGGCTGCACCGCTTCCGCAAGGTCTCCGGCGACCGGCACACCGCGGTCTCCACACCGGGCGACCTGGCCTTCCACGTGCGGGCGCACCGCATGGACCTGTGCTTCGAGGTGGCCCGCCGGCTCACCGAGCGGCTGTCGGGGCTGGCCGACGTGGTCGACGAGGTCCACGGGTTCCGGTACTTCGACGAGCGGGACCTGCTGGGGTTCGTCGACGGCACCGAGAGCCCCACCGGCGCGGAGGCGGTGGACACGGTGCGCGTCACCGGCGGCGACCCGGTGTTCGACGGCGGCTCCTACCTGGTGGTGCAGAAGTACGTGCACGACCTGGGCGCCTGGGAGGCACTGCCGGTGGAGGAGCAGGAGCGGGTCATCGGCCGCCGCAAGCTCAGCGACATCGAGATCCCCGACTCGGAGAAGGCGCCGGACTCCCACGTCGCGCTGAACACGATCACCGACGACGACGGGAACGAGCTCAGGATCGTCCGGGAGAACATGCCGTTCGGTTCGGTGGGCGAGGGCGTGTTCGGCACGTACTTCATCGGCTACGCCTCGGATCCGGCCGTGATCGAGCGGATGCTGCACAACATGTTCGTCGGGGACCCGCCCGGGAACCACGACCGGATCCTGGACTTCTCCACGGCGGTCACCGGGTCCCTGTTCTTCGTCCCGCCCGCCGGCCTGCTCCAGGACCCTCCCCCGGCGCCGGGCCGCGGCGGAGAGCCGTGA
- a CDS encoding cytochrome P450 codes for MTSPTGIDPFAPAVRGLDEPHPAHAALRALGPLVRVRAPAGGPAWIVTDDTLAREVLVDPRIVKDPAYAPGHWDPRTAGLEPTAAAQPSLTTTDGPAHERLRRAHAPLFTARRIGSYAGRVTGHARRMLTGLAAEGGPVDLMADFTTRFPLTVVCDLLGVPLDRVDQAVAACRLMHGDGPEDVGRAMAAFADLAAAALEPGRDGLAVELRARVPDLTESQVHYLLFTLIYAGQLTTDPSLGFLIAGLLGPGGRSAGDADEVVRETLRRYSPAPFSLWRFTADEVELAGVRLPARSPVLVDIQGINTDPGRAIGPDLAFGAGPHYCTGAQLARLELAAVVEVLHADLPGARLAVPFADLRRHGVGGIQGSRPVSLPVLF; via the coding sequence ATGACATCCCCGACCGGCATCGACCCCTTCGCCCCGGCCGTCCGCGGACTCGACGAGCCCCACCCGGCGCACGCCGCCCTGCGCGCCCTGGGACCCCTGGTGCGGGTCCGGGCACCGGCGGGCGGCCCCGCCTGGATCGTCACCGACGACACCCTGGCCCGCGAGGTCCTCGTCGACCCGCGGATCGTCAAGGACCCGGCGTACGCGCCCGGGCACTGGGACCCGCGGACCGCGGGGCTGGAGCCCACCGCCGCCGCGCAGCCCTCGCTCACCACCACCGACGGCCCCGCGCACGAACGGCTGCGCCGGGCGCACGCGCCGCTGTTCACCGCGCGCCGGATCGGCTCCTACGCCGGACGGGTCACCGGCCACGCGCGGCGGATGCTCACCGGCCTGGCCGCGGAAGGCGGGCCCGTGGACCTGATGGCGGACTTCACCACGCGCTTCCCGCTCACCGTGGTGTGCGACCTCCTGGGCGTCCCCCTGGACCGGGTGGACCAGGCCGTCGCCGCCTGCCGCCTGATGCACGGCGACGGCCCCGAGGACGTGGGCCGGGCGATGGCGGCCTTCGCGGACCTGGCCGCGGCCGCCCTGGAACCGGGCCGGGACGGCCTGGCCGTCGAGCTGCGCGCACGCGTCCCCGACCTCACCGAGTCCCAGGTGCACTACCTGCTGTTCACCCTGATCTACGCGGGGCAGCTCACCACCGACCCGTCCCTGGGCTTCCTCATCGCCGGCCTGCTCGGACCCGGGGGGCGCTCCGCGGGGGACGCGGACGAGGTCGTCCGCGAGACGCTGCGCCGGTACTCCCCCGCGCCCTTCAGCCTGTGGCGGTTCACCGCCGACGAGGTCGAACTCGCGGGGGTCCGGCTCCCCGCCCGCTCCCCGGTGCTCGTGGACATCCAGGGGATCAACACCGACCCCGGCCGCGCCATCGGCCCGGACCTGGCGTTCGGGGCGGGTCCGCACTACTGCACCGGCGCGCAGCTGGCCCGTCTGGAGCTGGCCGCGGTGGTCGAGGTCCTGCACGCGGACCTGCCCGGGGCCCGGCTGGCCGTGCCCTTCGCCGACCTGCGTCGGCACGGGGTCGGCGGGATCCAGGGCAGCCGCCCGGTCTCGCTCCCGGTCCTGTTCTGA
- a CDS encoding MarR family winged helix-turn-helix transcriptional regulator has product MARNERDALVRALVEDAIPAWAIRVVQLNSVVAARLGVTDTDVQCLHALARHGPMTPGALAGHVNLTTGAASRMVDRLVAAGCVRRVPDPGDRRRVLVEPTEEGVARVTAAYAGLVARTREELAGFDEDALAALLRFVRAAEHDTAEEARGAR; this is encoded by the coding sequence ATGGCACGGAACGAGAGGGACGCCCTGGTCAGGGCGCTCGTCGAGGACGCGATACCCGCCTGGGCGATCCGCGTCGTCCAGCTCAACAGCGTCGTCGCCGCCCGGCTGGGGGTCACCGACACCGACGTGCAGTGCCTGCACGCCCTGGCCCGGCACGGGCCGATGACCCCGGGCGCCCTGGCCGGGCACGTCAACCTGACCACCGGCGCGGCCTCGCGCATGGTCGACCGGCTCGTCGCGGCCGGCTGCGTGCGCCGGGTGCCCGACCCCGGCGACCGCAGGCGCGTCCTGGTGGAGCCCACCGAGGAGGGGGTGGCCCGCGTCACCGCCGCCTACGCCGGGCTGGTGGCGCGCACCCGGGAGGAGCTCGCCGGGTTCGACGAGGACGCCCTGGCCGCCCTCCTGAGGTTCGTGCGTGCCGCCGAGCACGACACCGCCGAGGAGGCCCGCGGAGCCCGGTGA
- a CDS encoding DsbA family protein: MNQNTTFTLVMLTVLGLLVGTLVYLSNRPQDSPGSAGASAAAPGGQASPSPAPAELLVREDSRYLDRVEGAPVTVVEFLDFECEACRAQFPVMERIREDYEGRIDFVVRYFPLPGHTNSEPAAAAVEAAARQGALEEMYALMYETQAEWGESQEDRSEVFVGFAEELGLDVGEFTADMESQEVADRVRADFDDGVALGVQGTPTIFVNGYRTPSMPTYEMLASLIDAGLAE, encoded by the coding sequence GTGAACCAGAACACGACCTTCACCCTCGTGATGCTCACCGTCCTGGGCCTGCTCGTCGGCACGCTCGTGTACCTGTCGAACCGCCCCCAGGACTCCCCCGGCTCCGCCGGCGCCTCCGCGGCGGCGCCCGGGGGCCAGGCCTCCCCCTCGCCCGCCCCCGCCGAACTGCTGGTCCGCGAGGACAGCCGGTACCTCGACCGGGTCGAGGGGGCGCCGGTCACCGTCGTGGAGTTCCTCGACTTCGAGTGCGAGGCCTGCCGCGCCCAGTTCCCCGTGATGGAGCGGATCCGGGAGGACTACGAGGGCCGCATCGACTTCGTCGTCCGCTACTTCCCGCTGCCCGGGCACACCAACTCCGAGCCCGCCGCCGCGGCCGTGGAGGCGGCCGCCCGCCAGGGCGCGCTGGAGGAGATGTACGCCCTGATGTACGAGACCCAGGCCGAGTGGGGCGAGTCCCAGGAGGACCGGAGCGAGGTGTTCGTCGGCTTCGCCGAGGAGCTGGGCCTGGACGTCGGGGAGTTCACCGCCGACATGGAGTCGCAGGAGGTCGCCGATCGGGTGCGGGCGGACTTCGACGACGGCGTGGCCCTGGGCGTGCAGGGGACCCCGACGATCTTCGTCAACGGGTACCGGACGCCGAGCATGCCGACCTACGAGATGCTGGCCTCCCTGATCGACGCCGGGCTCGCCGAATGA
- a CDS encoding FecCD family ABC transporter permease: protein MDTTRSPVPAPGEAVVSAVARGRRARGRRRLVVITVLGVLIATGFAVTLMVGRTFYPPGDVIGVILGRDVPGASFTVGRLRLPRAVLAVVAGLSFGLAGVTFQTMLRNPLASPDIIGISAGAGTGATFAIVVLSLEGVGVSVFAIASGLAVALLVYLLSYRNGVAGGRLVLVGIGIAAMLHSITDHILDRAAQWDLQEALRWLTGSLNGAGWEAVVPAATALALLAPVLLARAGDLDALRLGDDTAAALGVRVDRTRLVLIVAAVGLISFATAAAGPIAFVAFLSGPIAARLVGPGGSLLLPAALVGALLVLVADFAGQFLLGTRFPVGVVTGVLGAPYLVYLIVRTHRAGGSL from the coding sequence ATCGACACCACCCGGTCCCCCGTCCCCGCCCCCGGCGAGGCCGTCGTGTCCGCCGTCGCCCGGGGGCGGCGCGCCCGCGGCCGGCGGCGCCTGGTCGTCATCACCGTCCTGGGCGTCCTCATCGCGACCGGGTTCGCCGTCACCCTCATGGTCGGGAGGACCTTCTACCCGCCCGGCGACGTCATCGGCGTGATCCTGGGCCGCGACGTGCCCGGCGCCTCGTTCACCGTCGGACGGCTCCGGCTGCCCCGGGCCGTGCTGGCCGTGGTCGCCGGACTGAGCTTCGGCCTGGCCGGCGTCACCTTCCAGACCATGCTGCGCAACCCGCTGGCCAGCCCCGACATCATCGGTATCAGTGCCGGGGCCGGGACGGGCGCCACCTTCGCGATCGTGGTGCTCTCCCTGGAGGGCGTCGGGGTGTCGGTGTTCGCCATCGCCTCCGGCCTGGCCGTGGCGCTGCTGGTGTACCTGCTGTCGTACCGCAACGGGGTGGCGGGCGGACGGCTGGTGCTGGTGGGCATCGGCATCGCCGCGATGCTCCACAGCATCACCGACCACATCCTGGACCGGGCCGCCCAGTGGGACCTCCAGGAGGCGCTGCGCTGGCTGACCGGCAGCCTCAACGGGGCCGGCTGGGAGGCGGTCGTCCCCGCCGCGACCGCCCTGGCGCTCCTGGCCCCGGTGCTGCTGGCCCGGGCCGGGGACCTGGACGCCCTGCGGCTGGGCGACGACACCGCCGCGGCGCTGGGGGTGCGGGTGGACCGCACCCGGCTGGTCCTCATCGTCGCGGCGGTGGGGCTCATCTCGTTCGCGACCGCGGCCGCGGGCCCCATCGCGTTCGTGGCGTTCCTGTCCGGCCCCATCGCGGCCCGCCTGGTGGGCCCGGGCGGGTCCCTGCTGCTGCCGGCCGCCCTGGTCGGCGCGCTGCTGGTGCTGGTCGCGGACTTCGCGGGCCAGTTCCTGCTCGGCACCCGGTTCCCCGTCGGCGTCGTCACCGGTGTGCTGGGCGCGCCCTACCTCGTGTACCTGATCGTCCGCACCCACCGCGCGGGAGGCTCCCTGTGA
- a CDS encoding ABC transporter ATP-binding protein — translation MTTAHSLLVEDLTLGYQDRTVIEDLDLAVPPGRITVIVGANACGKSTLLRAMSRLLSPRSGQVLLDGEKVHRMPSKQVARTLGLLPQSPIAPEGIAVSDLVGRGRHPHQGVFSRWTREDDEAVAAALEATGTLELADRPVDELSGGQRQRVWIAMALAQRTDLLLLDEPTTFLDVSHQVEVLDLLTDLNRSLGTTIVMVLHDLNLAARYADHLIALADGRLHAAGAPEQVLTPETVEAVFGLRSRIITDPVSGRPLMLPIGRHHDPSTD, via the coding sequence GTGACCACGGCCCATTCGCTCCTCGTCGAGGACCTGACCCTGGGGTACCAGGACCGGACCGTCATCGAGGACCTGGACCTGGCGGTGCCGCCGGGGCGCATCACCGTGATCGTCGGCGCCAACGCCTGCGGCAAGTCCACGCTGCTGCGGGCCATGTCGCGGCTGCTGTCCCCCCGGTCCGGGCAGGTGCTGCTGGACGGCGAGAAGGTCCACCGGATGCCGTCCAAGCAGGTGGCCCGCACCCTGGGGCTGCTGCCGCAGTCGCCCATCGCCCCCGAGGGGATCGCGGTGAGCGACCTGGTGGGCCGCGGCCGCCACCCCCACCAGGGGGTGTTCTCGCGGTGGACCCGCGAGGACGACGAGGCGGTGGCCGCCGCCCTGGAGGCCACCGGGACCCTGGAGCTGGCCGACCGGCCGGTGGACGAGCTCTCCGGCGGGCAGCGCCAGCGGGTGTGGATCGCGATGGCGCTGGCCCAGCGCACGGACCTGCTGCTGCTCGACGAGCCGACGACGTTCCTGGACGTCAGCCACCAGGTGGAGGTCCTGGACCTGCTCACCGACCTCAACCGGTCCCTGGGCACGACCATCGTGATGGTGCTGCACGACCTCAACCTGGCGGCCCGCTACGCCGACCACCTCATCGCCCTGGCCGACGGGAGGCTGCACGCCGCGGGCGCCCCCGAGCAGGTGCTCACGCCCGAGACGGTGGAGGCGGTCTTCGGCCTGCGCAGCCGCATCATCACCGACCCGGTGTCGGGGCGGCCGCTGATGCTGCCCATCGGCCGCCACCACGACCCCTCCACGGACTGA
- a CDS encoding MFS transporter, with protein MTAPPAAATGPPPLLTGRTAAVALAVVLVAAFMELLDATIVGVAAPAIAADLGAGEAALQWTVAGYTLAVGAGLVTGGRLGDRYGRRRLFLLGLAGFALASAACGLAPSPWALVAGRVAQGLAGGLMIPQVFGVIRASFAPAARARAMGAYGAVLGLASVAGPLLGGLLVEADPFGLGWRAVFWVNVPVAAAGLALGARFLPESRGGDGTGFDGTGAALAATAVVLPLLPLVQGRDWGWPWWGTALMALSVPVTALFLWWERRLAARGGRPVLDPALLRGRAFALGLAASLPFFGALGAFFLLLSLYLQGGTGRGPWEAGLVILPFAAGSVITSGIGVRFADRAGRAVLVGGALLLAASQLLLLALLHGDAPSSTALAVPLFAGGLGLGLTAPSLVNVVLAGVPARDAGAAGGVLSTVTQIGGAVGVAALGTVFFARLEDALAGGSSAAAAHTHALAAVLPWQVACYAAAAVLLFLLPARPHEETSP; from the coding sequence ATGACCGCACCGCCCGCCGCCGCGACCGGCCCACCGCCCCTGCTCACCGGGCGGACCGCCGCCGTCGCCCTGGCGGTCGTCCTCGTCGCCGCCTTCATGGAGCTGCTGGACGCCACCATCGTCGGGGTCGCCGCCCCGGCGATCGCCGCCGACCTGGGCGCGGGCGAAGCGGCACTGCAATGGACGGTCGCCGGGTACACGCTCGCCGTCGGCGCGGGGCTCGTCACGGGCGGACGCCTCGGCGACCGGTACGGGCGCCGCCGCCTCTTCCTGCTCGGCCTGGCCGGGTTCGCCCTCGCCTCCGCCGCCTGCGGCCTGGCGCCCTCCCCCTGGGCCCTGGTCGCCGGGCGCGTCGCCCAGGGGCTGGCGGGCGGGCTGATGATCCCCCAGGTGTTCGGCGTCATCCGCGCCTCGTTCGCCCCCGCGGCACGGGCCCGCGCCATGGGCGCCTACGGCGCCGTCCTGGGGCTGGCCTCCGTCGCCGGGCCCCTGCTGGGCGGCCTCCTGGTGGAGGCCGACCCGTTCGGTCTGGGCTGGCGCGCGGTGTTCTGGGTCAACGTGCCGGTCGCGGCGGCCGGCCTGGCCCTGGGCGCGCGCTTCCTGCCGGAGTCGCGGGGCGGGGACGGAACCGGGTTCGACGGAACGGGCGCGGCCCTGGCCGCCACCGCCGTGGTCCTGCCGCTGCTGCCGCTGGTCCAGGGGCGCGACTGGGGGTGGCCCTGGTGGGGCACCGCCCTCATGGCCCTCTCCGTGCCCGTCACCGCCCTGTTCCTGTGGTGGGAGCGCCGCCTGGCGGCACGCGGCGGACGGCCCGTCCTGGACCCCGCGCTGCTGCGCGGCCGGGCCTTCGCCCTGGGGCTGGCCGCCTCGCTGCCGTTCTTCGGCGCCCTGGGCGCCTTCTTCCTCCTGCTCTCCCTGTACCTCCAGGGGGGAACCGGCCGCGGCCCGTGGGAGGCCGGCCTGGTGATCCTGCCCTTCGCCGCGGGCTCGGTCATCACCTCCGGCATCGGGGTCCGGTTCGCCGACCGGGCCGGACGCGCGGTCCTGGTCGGCGGCGCCCTGCTCCTGGCCGCGTCCCAGCTCCTGCTGCTCGCGCTGCTGCACGGGGACGCCCCCTCCTCCACGGCCCTGGCCGTGCCCCTGTTCGCGGGCGGCCTGGGACTGGGCCTGACCGCCCCCTCCCTGGTCAACGTCGTGCTGGCCGGGGTGCCCGCCCGGGACGCGGGGGCGGCGGGCGGTGTCCTGAGCACCGTCACCCAGATCGGCGGCGCGGTCGGTGTGGCCGCGCTGGGCACCGTGTTCTTCGCCCGGCTGGAGGACGCGCTCGCGGGCGGCTCCTCCGCGGCGGCCGCCCACACCCACGCCCTGGCCGCCGTCCTGCCCTGGCAGGTCGCCTGCTACGCGGCCGCGGCCGTGCTCCTGTTCCTGCTCCCCGCCCGACCCCACGAGGAGACCTCCCCATGA
- a CDS encoding vitamin K epoxide reductase family protein gives MSTAAGLRRPGAGVPARALPWLLALGGAVGLLAATALLVEKVRVLQDPGHVPSCSIDPVLSCGTVMGTWQAEVFGIPNPVLGVVGFSVVTTVGVALLAGARFPRWFHLGLWAGTLFGAGFVHWLIFQSLYRIGALCPYCTVVWAVTVPVFWYTTLHALEAGHLPAPGVLRRAADVMVRYHSTLLCLWALALAAAVTQAFWTYWTTLV, from the coding sequence ATGAGCACCGCCGCCGGGCTCCGGCGGCCGGGCGCGGGCGTCCCGGCCCGCGCTCTGCCCTGGCTGCTGGCCCTGGGCGGGGCCGTCGGCCTGCTCGCCGCCACCGCCCTGCTGGTGGAGAAGGTCCGCGTCCTCCAGGACCCCGGCCACGTGCCCTCGTGCAGCATCGACCCGGTGCTGTCGTGCGGAACGGTCATGGGGACCTGGCAGGCGGAGGTGTTCGGGATCCCCAACCCGGTCCTGGGCGTGGTCGGGTTCTCGGTGGTGACCACCGTGGGCGTCGCCCTGCTGGCGGGGGCGCGGTTCCCGCGCTGGTTCCACCTGGGCCTGTGGGCGGGCACGCTGTTCGGCGCGGGGTTCGTGCACTGGCTGATCTTCCAGAGCCTGTACCGGATCGGCGCGCTGTGCCCGTACTGCACGGTCGTGTGGGCGGTGACCGTGCCGGTCTTCTGGTACACCACCCTGCACGCCCTGGAGGCGGGCCACCTCCCGGCGCCGGGCGTCCTGCGCCGGGCCGCGGACGTGATGGTCCGCTACCACAGCACGCTCCTGTGCCTGTGGGCGCTGGCCCTGGCCGCGGCGGTCACCCAGGCGTTCTGGACCTACTGGACCACCCTGGTCTGA
- a CDS encoding FecCD family ABC transporter permease, whose translation MTVHDTSAAVGAAVVRRPRRAKALWLLLLAAVLLGLMFASVTVGSRSVSWPDILAALGGDTEGFGRAAVAKRIPRTVLAVLAGAALGLAGAVMQGVTRNPLADPGILGVNMGASLAVVTGMAYFGLATATSQIWVAIAGAAATAVAVYVVGSLGRGGPTPLKLALAGAATSAALTSLITAVALPRGDIAESVRSWQIGGVGGGTFEAVSQVLPFLVVGLLLCLLSARGLDLLALGDELAAGLGARVATARATASLGAVVLCGASTAVTGPIAFVGLVVPHAFRMLIGGDHRWLLPFSALGGAALLTAADVLGRIVARPAELDVGIVTALIGAPVFISIVRRHKVRAL comes from the coding sequence GTGACCGTGCACGACACCTCAGCAGCCGTGGGCGCCGCCGTCGTGCGGCGCCCCCGGCGCGCCAAGGCCCTGTGGCTGCTCCTGCTCGCCGCGGTGCTCCTGGGGCTGATGTTCGCCTCGGTCACCGTGGGCTCGCGCAGCGTCTCCTGGCCCGACATCCTCGCCGCCCTGGGCGGCGACACCGAGGGCTTCGGCCGGGCGGCCGTCGCCAAGCGCATCCCCCGCACCGTGCTCGCGGTGCTGGCCGGTGCCGCGCTGGGCCTGGCCGGAGCGGTCATGCAGGGCGTCACCCGCAACCCGCTGGCCGACCCCGGCATCCTGGGCGTCAACATGGGCGCCTCGCTGGCCGTGGTCACCGGCATGGCCTACTTCGGGCTGGCCACCGCCACCTCCCAGATCTGGGTGGCGATCGCCGGGGCCGCGGCCACCGCCGTCGCCGTGTACGTCGTCGGCTCCCTGGGCCGCGGCGGCCCCACCCCCCTCAAGCTCGCCCTGGCGGGAGCGGCCACCTCGGCCGCGCTGACCTCGCTGATCACCGCCGTGGCCCTGCCGCGCGGCGACATCGCCGAGAGCGTCCGCTCCTGGCAGATCGGCGGCGTGGGCGGCGGCACCTTCGAGGCCGTGTCCCAGGTCCTGCCGTTCCTGGTGGTCGGCCTCCTGCTGTGCCTGCTGTCCGCGCGCGGCCTGGACCTGCTCGCCCTGGGCGACGAACTCGCCGCCGGGCTGGGCGCCCGGGTGGCCACCGCCCGCGCCACGGCCTCCCTGGGCGCCGTGGTCCTGTGCGGGGCGTCCACCGCCGTCACCGGGCCCATCGCGTTCGTCGGCCTGGTGGTGCCGCACGCCTTCCGCATGCTCATCGGCGGGGACCACCGCTGGCTGCTGCCGTTCTCCGCCCTGGGCGGCGCCGCCCTGCTGACCGCCGCCGACGTCCTGGGCCGCATCGTCGCCCGGCCGGCGGAACTCGACGTCGGCATCGTGACCGCGCTCATCGGCGCCCCCGTCTTCATCTCCATCGTCCGCCGACACAAGGTCCGTGCACTGTGA
- a CDS encoding FdhF/YdeP family oxidoreductase, with amino-acid sequence MADEKKERWSRRDYRHPAAGWGAALSVANVLKGEGEWIDGPRAVFRMNHENGGFDCPGCAWPDDTKGLKLDICENGIKHVAWEMTHRRAGKEFFAGHTVTELKTWSDHDLEAQGRLVGPLVYDADTDRYVPIAWKDAFDLVGRHLRGLDSPDQAAFYTSGRLGNEGTFLYQLMARELGTNNLPDCSNMCHEASGRALTAALGTGKGTADLKDWETADALFIMGVNAASNAPRMLTALTEARKRGARIVHVNPMVEAAARRAIVPHDFVDMALMKATPTSSLNLRVRPGGDMALMRGIAKALLERLETDPGAVDPEFIERYTSGFEAYRKVCADTPWEELEHQSGLSRAAILEAAEVYHRSERTLISWCLGITQHEHGVDTVREIVNVLLLRGNLGREGAGPSPVRGHSNVQGNRTCGIDHRPKEEFLDRLASVCGIDPPREHGLDTVGTIEAMNRDDGDGGRVRVFVGMGGNFVLAAPDTSYTAQGLRRCDLTVHVSTKLNRSHLEHGREALILPCLGRTEKDEQRTGLQATSVEDSMSMVHLSVGMKRPASPHLLSEPAIIAGMARAALPDSATPWEDYVGDYDRVRDTMARVLPGFEDFNRRVRLPLGFRIKQPARELVFLTPSGRAEFSTAALPDVVPADRDVLVLQTMRSHDQWNTTVYSDDDRYRGVRNLRTLVLMNAEDMRARGIAEGALVDIESRSKDGTRRRLSGYRALRYDLPRGSAAGYMPEMNALVGIADYSTQSDQPLMKNVLVRVTPAAAG; translated from the coding sequence ATGGCGGACGAGAAGAAGGAACGGTGGTCCCGGCGCGACTACCGCCACCCCGCGGCCGGATGGGGCGCGGCGCTGTCGGTCGCCAACGTCCTCAAGGGCGAGGGCGAGTGGATCGACGGCCCCCGGGCCGTCTTCAGGATGAACCACGAGAACGGCGGCTTCGACTGCCCCGGCTGCGCCTGGCCCGACGACACCAAGGGCCTCAAGCTCGACATCTGCGAGAACGGCATCAAACACGTCGCCTGGGAGATGACGCACAGGCGCGCGGGCAAGGAGTTCTTCGCCGGGCACACCGTCACCGAGCTCAAGACCTGGAGCGACCACGACCTGGAGGCCCAGGGGCGGCTGGTGGGACCGCTGGTCTACGACGCCGACACGGACAGGTACGTGCCGATCGCCTGGAAGGACGCCTTCGACCTCGTCGGCCGCCACCTGCGCGGGCTGGACTCCCCGGACCAGGCCGCCTTCTACACCTCCGGGCGCCTGGGCAACGAGGGGACCTTCCTCTACCAGCTGATGGCCCGCGAGCTGGGCACCAACAACCTCCCGGACTGCTCCAACATGTGCCACGAGGCGTCCGGCCGCGCGCTGACCGCGGCGCTGGGCACAGGCAAGGGCACCGCCGACCTCAAGGACTGGGAGACCGCCGACGCCCTGTTCATCATGGGCGTCAACGCGGCCTCCAACGCGCCCCGCATGCTCACCGCCCTCACCGAGGCCCGCAAACGCGGCGCGCGGATCGTGCACGTCAACCCGATGGTCGAGGCCGCCGCCCGCAGGGCCATCGTCCCGCACGACTTCGTCGACATGGCCCTGATGAAGGCCACCCCCACCAGCAGCCTCAACCTCCGGGTCCGGCCCGGCGGCGACATGGCGCTCATGCGCGGCATCGCCAAGGCGCTGCTGGAACGCCTGGAGACCGACCCCGGGGCCGTCGACCCCGAGTTCATCGAGCGCTACACGTCCGGGTTCGAGGCGTACCGCAAGGTGTGCGCCGACACCCCCTGGGAGGAGCTGGAGCACCAGTCGGGCCTGTCCCGCGCCGCCATCCTGGAGGCGGCCGAGGTGTACCACCGGTCCGAGCGGACCCTCATCAGCTGGTGCCTGGGCATCACCCAGCACGAACACGGCGTGGACACCGTCCGCGAGATCGTCAACGTGCTCCTGCTGCGCGGCAACCTGGGCCGTGAGGGCGCGGGCCCCTCGCCGGTGCGCGGGCACAGCAACGTGCAGGGCAACCGCACCTGCGGCATCGACCACCGCCCCAAGGAGGAGTTCCTGGACCGGCTGGCGTCGGTGTGCGGCATCGACCCGCCGCGCGAGCACGGCCTGGACACCGTCGGCACCATCGAGGCCATGAACCGGGACGACGGGGACGGGGGCCGGGTCCGGGTGTTCGTCGGCATGGGCGGCAACTTCGTCCTGGCCGCCCCGGACACCTCGTACACGGCGCAGGGCCTGCGCCGGTGCGACCTCACCGTGCACGTCAGCACCAAGCTCAACCGCAGTCACCTGGAGCACGGCCGGGAGGCGCTCATCCTGCCGTGCCTGGGCCGCACCGAGAAGGACGAGCAGCGCACCGGCCTCCAGGCCACCTCGGTGGAGGACTCCATGAGCATGGTCCACCTGTCGGTGGGCATGAAGCGCCCGGCCTCCCCGCACCTGCTGTCGGAGCCGGCGATCATCGCGGGGATGGCGCGGGCGGCCCTGCCCGACAGCGCCACCCCCTGGGAGGACTACGTCGGGGACTACGACCGCGTCCGCGACACCATGGCCAGGGTCCTGCCGGGGTTCGAGGACTTCAACCGCCGGGTGCGGCTCCCGCTGGGGTTCCGCATCAAGCAGCCCGCCCGCGAGCTGGTGTTCCTCACCCCCTCGGGGCGGGCCGAGTTCTCCACCGCGGCGCTGCCCGACGTGGTGCCCGCCGACCGCGACGTGCTCGTCCTCCAGACCATGCGCTCCCACGACCAGTGGAACACCACCGTCTACTCCGACGACGACCGCTACCGGGGCGTGAGGAACCTGCGCACCCTGGTCCTCATGAACGCGGAGGACATGCGCGCCCGCGGCATCGCCGAGGGCGCCCTGGTCGACATCGAGTCCCGCTCCAAGGACGGCACCCGCCGCCGCCTGAGCGGCTACCGGGCCCTGCGCTACGACCTGCCGCGCGGCAGCGCCGCCGGCTACATGCCGGAGATGAACGCCCTGGTCGGGATCGCCGACTACAGCACCCAGAGCGACCAGCCGCTGATGAAGAACGTCCTGGTCCGGGTCACCCCGGCCGCGGCCGGCTGA